From the genome of Candidatus Zixiibacteriota bacterium:
TGAACGATTCTAACGGCTGGATAACGAAACTTCCGAATGCGCCGTAAACGGGTGCTTCAATCTCCTTGTTGACGATCAGCGGGGGAGTGGTGTCGCCGAAAGGATTTGTGTATTCGCCCTCGAATTTATCGTAATCATTGACCTGGTACTTTGCCTCAGCCCCGAATTCCGTACTGAGATGATTGTTCAAACGAAAGAAATTGACATTACGAAATCGAGCTGAACTCTCATGTGTGTTTTCCTCGAGCAGTTTTTGATCCGACTTTGTTTCGGTAAAATCAGCTTCATACTTGGTAGCCATATACGAGACAGAAGTGTTTGAAAATCCGCTCTTGTACAGCGATTTCAGGTTAATCCCGGTCGCATACTCATAGCCTTCGTGTTTGCCGTAGAAGGCATTGCCGTCCTCAAACGATTGATCTTTATCGAACTCTATGAAATCCACTCCGGCGATTCCCAAAAAAGAGAGTTTCATATGAGGTGACAAGTCGTAAACCAGCTTGCCCTGGTAATCGCTGTATCGCGGGGCTACCCCGGTGGCGATGGCATCGACAAGCAAATCGAGGATACTCTTGCGAACTGAGAGCATCCAGGAACCGCGACCATCGGCAATCGGCCCCTCCCCGACAGCGCCCATACCCGCCATGTGGAGGTCGAGCTGGAAATCGTACTCTTCGCGGTTGCCCTCGCGAAAATCGAGTTGCATTACCGATGACAAACGGTTGCCGTAGGAAGCCCTGAATCCGCCCGCGGTAAAATCTACGTCCTCGATGAAATCGACATTCAAAAGCCCGATCGGCCCACCACTCGAACCCTGCAGGGGATAATGATTGATATTCGGGATTTCTATATTGTCGATGAAAAACGCGTTCTCGGAGGGTGAACCGCCCCTTACCACCAGGCTGTTTAACTGATCGTTTACTTTTGAGATACTCGGCAGACCGCTCACAATCCGGCTGACATCGCCGGCCGAACCGGGTGCGCGCCGGATTTCCTCCGAACTGAAACTGATGGTCGAAACAGGGTCATCCTCCTCCTCGGCAAAATAGCCTGCTGTGACGGTGACATCCTCGCCTTCCAGGTAAGTGGGATGCAATTCGGCCTCGATTGATGTGTAGCGATCGGATTTTACGATAATATCGGTGCGGGAAAGCGGTTTGTATCCGATTATCCGAAACTGCAGGGTGTAACTGCCGACCGGAAGATCCCTGATTACAAAGTCCCCGCTGGGATCGCTGACTGCGCCGCTGTCCGTATCTTTAACACGAATATTTACCGCGGCCAGAGGTGAGCTGGTCTCAGCATCAATCACTTTTCCGCGCAGACTTCCCGTTTTAAACGATTTTTTGCCACTGCGATCAGTTCGATCCTGAGCATTGAGAGATGAAATCCAGATCAGGTTCAGGCCAACGAACAGCAGAAGCATAACACCGTAGGATTTTGATCGATTCATGGTTTTTGGTGACCTCCAGATTTTGTTATGTTAAGGGAGATTTAGATTTTGATTAGTGTTTGATGAATAATGTTCACATACTGACCATCAGTCACTTTTTGTCAAAAAAAATTAACACTCCAGAAACTCTTTCGAAGCCAGGCTGCGACGTGTGAAGTCCTGGAAATCTTCGAACGGATTACCTAGATCGATATCATGGGTTTTGACGTGACAGCGCCAGTTCTGGGCCAGTTGAATCACGCCATTGCTTTGAGCCCAAAGTTGGACCGCGGCCCTCATCGGATTGATCGAAGCCCGGATCGAGCCATCATCGATTCCGCCCTTGATAACGTCGGCCAAAACCTTTAGAATCGCCTGACCACTGTCATGAGCCTCCGTAGCCAGGGGATCATTCTTGATTTTTTCGAACATCCGGCTGTCGAAACGTTCTACGAACGACATGACCCTGAAGTAGTTAGGGTACTCCTGCGCGAAATCGTAGTAGGCCTGACCGATTTGAGCCGTCTTTTCCAATCCGTTACTGCCTGCCTTCGCTGCCTCAATGAATTTCGATCTCAGCAAGTAGTTGGCGCGTATTGCGATACCTATATAGATCAGCTCCTTGCTCTTGAAATACAAATAAATCGCGCCTTTGCTGAGTTGCGCCTTTTTGGCGATTTGCTCGACAGTGGCTGTTTTGAAACCTTTGATGAAAAAGATCTCTTCGGCCGCGTCCAGAATCGAGTTGTACCTCTGGAGCCGTTCTCTTTCTTTTCTTTCAGCAGTACTCATAATTATACTTGTGGTCATACACTGACCATCGGTCATTAATTTAAACGTTTCTACGGAGAATGCAAGAAAATGTTTCAGTTTTTTTAAATGTTTACGCTCCAAAGTTCTCAGGTTTTAAAGAGACTCAAAAAATCGGCGGACGCGGTCTTTTACTGTATACGCTCGATAACAAAAAGACAGGTCATAAGACCTGCCTTTTTTCTTGAGATAATTACAGTCTACTTTTCGCCCATGAAGGGATATTTGAAATCCTTGGGTGGAACGAAGTTCTCCTTGATCACGCGTGGTGAACACCAGCGGAGCAGGTTCAAAACCGATCCGGCCTTGTCGTTGGTACCCGAAGCACGAGCTCCGCCAAACGGCTGTTGTCCGACCACAGCGCCGGTCGGTTTGTCGTTGATGTAAAAATTGCCGGCCGCGTCACGCAGGACTTTCTCGGCCAGTACGATCGCCTCACGATCCTTGGCGAAGATCGCGCCGGTCAGGGCATAGGGTGAAGTCTCGTCACAGAGATGCAAAGTCTTCTCGAAATCTTCATCGTCATAAACATAGACAGTCAAAACCGGACCGAAGATCTCCTCTTCCATCAGTTTGAAATGAGGATTTTCAGTCAGTATCAGTGTCGGTTCGATGAAGTATCCGGTCTTGTCATCGTAATTGCCGCCGAAGATAAACTCGGCTTCATCGGAGCTCCTGGCGAAATCGATAAATTCGACGATGCTGTCGTAGGCGCCCTTGTCGATCACGGCATTGAAGAAATTAGTGAAGTCCTCAACATCGCCCATGTTCATCTCATTGTTATGAGCCACCATCAGTTCCTTGATTTTCGGCCAGAGCGATTTAGCGATATAGGCCCGGCTGGCGGCGGAACATTTCTGGCCCTGGTACTCGAATGCGCCACGGGTCAATGCGGCCGCGGTCTCCTCCGGATTGGCCGAGGGATGCACTACCACGAAATCCTTGCCGCCGGTTTCGCCCACTATGCGGGGATAGCCACGGTAGTTTTTGATATTCTCTCCAACCGTCGACCACATCTTGTGGAATACGCCGGTCGAACCGGTGAAATGCACACCTGCAAGGTGCTTGCTTTTGAGAACCAACTCGCCGATAGCTGCGCCGGGCGCGGTGACCATATTGATGACACCATCGGGCAGGCCGGCTTCCTGCAATATCTTCATAAACAGGCTGGCGGTATAGACCCCGGTCGAAGCCGGCTTCCAGACAACCGTGTTACCCATCATGGCCGGTGAAGTCGGGAGATTACCTCCGATCGAGACGAAGTTGAAGGGGGTCACGGCAAATATGAAACCTTCCAGCGGACGATAGTCCATACGATCCCAGACTGTCGGCGCATTGCCGGGCTGCATATTGTAGATCATCTGCGCGAAATATGGATTATATCGCAGAAAGTCGATCAGCTCGCAGACACCGTCGATTTCCGACTGGAAGACATTCTTGGAATGAGCCAGCATGGTGGCGGCGTTCATCTGGTAGCGGTACGGTCCTGCCATCAGATCGGCCGCTTTCAAAAAGATTCCCAGTCGATGTTCCCATGGCATGGATGCCCACTTGGACTTGGCTTCGAGGGCCGCCTCGACTGCCATCTTGACTTCCTTCTCACCTCCCTTGGAATATTCGCCCAGCTTGAGATCATGTTTGTGCGGGGCGGTAATCGGGGTGCGGTTGTCGGTGCGGATCTCCTTGCCGCCGATGATCATTGGAATATCTTCCTGTTTCGACTTGAGTTCCTCGATCGCTTTTTTGAGTTCCGCCCTTTCGGTAGAACCGGGAGCATAGGAATAGACCGGTTCGTTTTTCGGTTCCGGTATTCTAAAATTTCCCATCCGTCTGCCTCCATTTATATTTCAGGTTAGTAACTTTCTCAGACCGGTATATTAGTTTGTAGAATTTCGTCAAAAAAAGCGGGCTGTCAAGCATTTCGTGCAAGATTTTGAACCCAAACTGGATTCTATGTTTGAAATTGACTTGCAATTAATCTGATTTAGACCTAAACTATAAGAATAAATTCTGGAATATGCCTGATATGAAAACAAGTCTAACAATTACATGAGCAGGTGGTTCTATGGCTAATGATTTGAGATATAATATCGCTGACCAGCGCTTGACTTACAGCGGACCCAAGGCGATCCAGCGTATTGACGATGACTACCTGATAGAATTCAACCAGCTTCACAGCAAGGTCCTGGATCATTTCAATATCACGCTGGTTGAGGGGTATATTAACAAGGTCTCAGACAAGATTTCTACCCACTCCAACCTGGGAGCGCTCAGGAACAGGCAACTTCGGCAGTCGGTAATCTTATCGGCCGCGCTTTCAGCCCTGGCAGTCGGTCTGAACGGCCATGCCAGCATGAAGAAGTATTCCGAATCGGAGCGTACCAGCGCATTAAGGAGCGAATTGAAACGTGCCAATGACCGTACCGCCGCACAGGTGATGGCCGAGGTCCTGCAGAGGACGACAGAAACTTTTCCGCGCGGTGAGGAGGTCGTGATTGAATGTTCTATCACCGAGGGTGTTCGGGTCAAACCGGGCAAGGAAGCCGGCGGAAACCCGACTATCGCAGTAGGCGCATTGTTCGGTAAGAAAGAACATCGTCATGACTATGGCCTGAACCTGCATCCCAGCGTGACTATGCTGTCGATGGGTAACGATGTCATTGACGGTACCACCAAGTCAGTTATGGGTGAACATTCCTCGCTCACCTCGCTGTTTCTGACCGAATCGGGAGTCAAGCGCCATCTGCCCGACATCTATGTTCAGCGCTGGATGGCCGGCCGCTATTTCAAGGAGTTTAATCCCCGCGAACATTCCCTTTTAGAGGCGGCCGAGGTTATCGCTAAAGCCTACAAGATGAAAAGCATCGATGAAATGACTGTCTATTTCCTGGATCGTCCGCGTCATCATCCGCCCATGGATGAGTTCAACAAAGCCGGTGTACCGACACCGTGGGATAAGGACGGCGACCTGTTTCCGGCTCTTCTTCTGGGTGAGGATCATCTCCGTTTCCCCGATGGCAGGGGACTGTCGTCGATGATCGGCGAGATCGGCGGTTCGGCGGAATGGGCTGTGGGTGTGCTGCCCCTCGTATGGCGAGGCGGACAGGCCCTGGGTATGCTTACAAGCCAGTCAGCCCTGACCCGCAAGGACAGCTCGGCCGAGGATAAATGGAAATCTCGTTTCCACTTTACTGAAGAAGAACTGATGCTGATCCATGACGCCCGGTTCGAACACAAACCATATTTCACCATCAAGGACATACTCGAGGATCCTTACGCCGGTGGACTGGCCGCTTTCGGCGCTATTTCCGACAACTATTTCTATCCTGACCTGACAGGTGTTAAAACCGATCCGGAGAAAAACCTGCTGTTCGTGAATGTCATGGTCATCAACTCACTTGGACTGGTCCAGCACTGGCATTTTGTATTCCAGTGCCGTCATGATATCGCGGATACCGCTCATAGGTTCAATTCACCCAAAGAAGAGCTTCTCAAGCACTCCGGGGACGAACTCGAAAAGCGGATTGGTAAGATGCTCGAGGATCCGGTCGGTCGCAAACGCTATCGCCTCTTCTTCATCAATGAATACTACCCGGCAATTATCCATGTGCGCGACAAGATGCTGCTTTTGCACCGTTCGATCAAGGCCTTGATCGAACGTGGCGCCCTGCAGCCTAAAGACGAAGAGATCTGTGATCTGACAGTCAAGCTGGCGCCGGAATGGTTTGCCGAGGAAGACTGGTAGACTGATAATAACGCAAAAAAAATCCCATCCAAATACGGATGGGATTTTTTATTGTTTAAGAATGTGTGCTATTCAGAAAGATGCTTACCGACCAGTTTGGTCATCTCAAACATATTGACCTTTTTCTTACCGAAGATCGGCTTGAGTTTATCATCAGCCATGATCTCGCGTTTGTTGCTTGGATTCTGGAGGTCGTTCTTCTTGATGTAAGCCCACAATTTCTTTGTGACCTCGGTGCGGGGAAGGGGTTTCTTGCCGACTACAGCCGCCAGCTCATCAGACGGTTTCAACGGCTTCATGAAAGCCGCATTCGGTTTGCGCTTGGATTTTTTTTTGGCTGTGGTTTTCTTTTTAGCTGCGGTTTTCCTGGTAGTTGTCTTTTTAGCGGTCGTTTTTTTAGCCTTCTTGGCCGTGGTTTTTTTTGCGGCCGGCTTCTTGGCGGTTTTCTTCTTGGCTACTTTTTTCGTGGAAGCGGTTTTTTTCTTGGCCGCTTTCTTTTTCGCCGCGGGCTTTTTCGCTTTCTTCTTAGCGGGCATGCACTACTCCTTTAAACAGGTTTATCTTTATTACTTCTATTCTTCGACAGTTGCCTCTGACCGGTGAGTTGCTTCCTCATTAATTTGCATGAGAAAATTAAAATTGTTTAAAAATCTATTGCAACAAAAACTTCGCTTCTTCATAGAGAAAATTACGTTTTTTTAGGGATTTCCTGCAATTGATGGTAAATATTCTCCACCCCGGGACATTGAATGATTGGAATATTAAAAAACTGAGGAAGTTTTTCAGTCGCTCAGGATGTATTCGCTGATGTCAATTCCGTATTTATCCGGTTCCACCATATGGACTACATTGCGGATATAACGCCCCGATGATTCATCATAGGCCGCCAGTTGCACAACCGGCGTGGGATTTTTCTTGCCGTCTTTGTCGGCGATGATCTTGACCGTTGGACGGAAGATATCATCCGGATTGTTGTTGATCACCAGCCCCAGTTCCTGGGTGTCCAAAAGCAGGAGGCTTCCGGCCGGGTAGATTCCGACAATATTGATCAGCATCTTGAGCAGATGGGGATCGAACTTGGTATCTACCTGCTGCATCATCTTGAGCACTACTTCATCGATCGGAACATTGTGCTTGCGATAAATGCGATCCGAGGTGAGGGCATCAAAAAAGTCGCACAGGGTTACGATCCGGCTGTACAGGTTGACCGGTTTCACCCGCCCGATGTCGGGATAACCGGTGCCGTCGAGATTCTTATGATGTTCGAACGCTACAATAATCGAACGGGCGGTATAACGATCCAGCAAGAATGATCTGGCCAGTGCTTTGGCGCCGTGGATCGGGTGTTCCTGGATACGTGAGAAGTCGTCATGGCTGAGGCCGTCGGCCTTGTTCAAAATCTCCAGGGGCAGGCTGGTTTTGCCGAAGTCATGGAAGATCGCCGCGATACCAAGCTCGGCCAGTTCAGCCCGCGAAAAACCCATCCGCAGACCGAGGGAAATTGAAAAAATCGAGACGTTCACGCAGTGGTTGAAGGTGTAGCGGTCGAAACTCTTGAGCGCGGCCAGCCGGAGGGTGTATTCCTCGTTTTTGATGATCTCATCCACAAGAGAATGAACCACTCGCTTGACCCTCTTCATGTTCACCTGTTGACCCTTCGAGGTAGTGGTCAGGATCTCCTGCACGACATTGACAGCCTTGAAGAAAGTCTGCCGGGCGCGCAGTTTTTCGTCCTTGACAGCACCGGCTTCATGGCTCGAGATCATCATCTGGGGTTGCAAAAAGACAACATTCTGCACATCCTGTTCGATAAGCCTGCGGTTAAGCTGGTCAGCATTCGTTTCCTCAGCCTGTTCGGTTATCAAAAGCCCGATCATCTTTTTGAGTTCATCGAATCCTACACCTCTGCGAAGTGCCAGTCCGGATATATTCAGATGGTCGAATTGCTGCTGGATGAATTTGGATATCTGGTACAGGTCAAGGCCGACCTTAAGCCTCTGTTGATTATAGAACAGGTAGCCCTCGATAAAAGCCAGCGAGATTTCGTCCTCGGTTTCAAGTGTCTGCCGGATGCTGGCCTGGAATGTTTCAAAATGCTTAATCGCGTTTTCATTGTCGAAATCATACAGGGTGCAGGTTTTCATGCAGACGAAGAAACTGACAAGCAACTCCCTGCCCTCGAATTGCAGTTTGGACATCTCAGTTTTTTCGCTGTCCCTGTTGAATACCTGTTTGACTTCTGAGATCGGTTGCATCACTTCCGCACCTTCAATTCTTCCAGTCCGCTTTTAGTCTTCTCCAGTACCAGGCGGGCATAAGCACCCAGATCTGATTTTTTGGAGGCGATTTTTTCAATCGTTGCCAGGGCTTCTGGATTTCCGATTTTGGAAAGCGCCAGGATTGCCGTCTTCTTTAACGGCTCGTACTTCTCTTTGGAAAAAGGCGTCCATTTCTTCGCTATCTTCGACAACTGCTCGACCGCAAGTTCTTTTCCGGTAGAAGCCAATGCGACAATTAACGCTTTGCGTTCCTCTTCCTCGAAATCATCGAACTCGGCTGAATCGATTATACTGCTGATAACCGGAAAAGCGGGTTCATAGCACTCGACTGTAACCAGGTCGATGACTTTTCTGCGGATATGATCCTCCGGATCATAAAGCATAGATATAACATATTCGAGACCTTTGGGTGAATCTATTTTCTCCACCGCCGCGACTACCTCCCAGCGCACACGCGGATCGGAATGTTCGGAAGGTTTTTTGAAATAGGTCAGTCCTTCCGGCTTGCCGATTTCTCCGAGAATCAGGATGGCGTTACGGATTACGTACCAGCGTGAATCGAAGACGGCGTTACCGATCACGTCCAGGCGGTCGGAACCCTTATTGACCAGCGCCTGAATAACCATCCGCCGTGCAGGGAAATACTCCAGCTCTCCCAGCATCCAGATCAGCGAGGTCAGGCTGTCCCAGTCCAGTTCCTGCAAATACATTCGAACTCCCTCGAGGTCGCAGTTTTTCGACTGGTTGAGGATGTTAGTGATCTTTGAAAACCTGATCCGGTCGCCCGAACGGCTGATCAGGTCGCGCAGTTTTTCAGCCCTCACCTGTGAGTTTTCCAGGACATTGGGATATTCCTGCTTGAGATTGTGCAGGAGATAGACCAGCAGGGGAAACTGGGCTTCATTTAAAAGACGGTCGAACAGTTCAGTCAGGGTATCGACTGAATCATCGAAACTGGGGAGATCTTTATCGGTTGCCATAATCGAGATTAACAGGTCTATCGCCTCGAATTCGATAATCAGGCTGGAATCTTCCCTGACCAGCTCTTCGATATGTTCCTTTTCCTCGACCGAGAACTGGTGGACGTTTTTAAAGATATTCTGAAAGCATTTGTTTTGTTCGAATTCAACTTCGTTTCCAGATGGTGAATCATCGCCCGAAACCAGCTTCTCGAGCGGATTTTCGGTTTCCAGTTCCGACTCTGTTAAGACAACATCGGCATAAGCCGAATCATCGAGGTTCTCAATCGGCTGATATTCTTCCTGTATTTCAGCAAAAGAGAAATCATCAACAGCCTCGTATTCGATGTGCAGGAAGTCTCGTTGCCAGAAGAGATTGACAAGGTCTTCGAAACCCTCCGAATCTTTCCAGACCGTCAGGATGTCATCAAAGAAATATTTCCATTCCTCACGAGTCAGGCCTTCCTTAAAACAAAGTCTGCGGATTCCGTCACGGTGCAATAGCCCGGGAAGGTTTTCCTCCCGCGAGGGCGATTTGAAAATCATCTTGTTACGGTCTTTGATGCAGTCGTTGTGGACATCAACTTCCAGTTGATGGTATTCCAGAAGGTAAGCTTCCAGCTTATTCCAGCACGTCTGTTTGAATTCCTTCGGGATCGGGTTATCCACGGGGTATAGCAGGCTGGTTTTTATACCCTTGGAAAAAATATTGAAGAAATCCTTGATCAGGTCGTAATTGGGTGCATTCGACCTGACTGCACTGGAAGAAACATTTGACAGATTAGATGCCATAACGACCTAGTAACCACCTTTTATGAGCTGGTATCGGTTGATTATTGCTAAGCCTTCAGTCTGAAATAACTTAGCTTGACAACGGCATAAAATGATCTATATAGTTCCGTACTCCGGAGGATTATCCGGCGCGAACAGTACAGCTTGTCATTTTGTAGATCGGCAG
Proteins encoded in this window:
- a CDS encoding TonB-dependent receptor plug domain-containing protein, translated to MNRSKSYGVMLLLFVGLNLIWISSLNAQDRTDRSGKKSFKTGSLRGKVIDAETSSPLAAVNIRVKDTDSGAVSDPSGDFVIRDLPVGSYTLQFRIIGYKPLSRTDIIVKSDRYTSIEAELHPTYLEGEDVTVTAGYFAEEEDDPVSTISFSSEEIRRAPGSAGDVSRIVSGLPSISKVNDQLNSLVVRGGSPSENAFFIDNIEIPNINHYPLQGSSGGPIGLLNVDFIEDVDFTAGGFRASYGNRLSSVMQLDFREGNREEYDFQLDLHMAGMGAVGEGPIADGRGSWMLSVRKSILDLLVDAIATGVAPRYSDYQGKLVYDLSPHMKLSFLGIAGVDFIEFDKDQSFEDGNAFYGKHEGYEYATGINLKSLYKSGFSNTSVSYMATKYEADFTETKSDQKLLEENTHESSARFRNVNFFRLNNHLSTEFGAEAKYQVNDYDKFEGEYTNPFGDTTPPLIVNKEIEAPVYGAFGSFVIQPLESFTTTLGARYDYFDYSGHSHISPRISVSCDLDHRTSLNAAFGIYYQSPPLLLLSQDEDFKDLKDLESYHYILGASRLLWEDTRLTLEGYYKDYRNFPLDPDQPQSFVIDEMIYYGYAQKYNELIDAGEARSYGIEMILQKKLVEGIYGLVSASYSKSEYKALDDVWRDRLYDNGLVFSVEGGYKPNSKWEYSLRWIYAGGTPYTPLDLEASRLINRSVYDRNRVNQARMPDYHSLNLRVDRRFHFSHANLIVYFSVWNAYNRENVANYYWNEIEEKQDVIYQWTFLPVFGMELEF
- the pruA gene encoding L-glutamate gamma-semialdehyde dehydrogenase — protein: MGNFRIPEPKNEPVYSYAPGSTERAELKKAIEELKSKQEDIPMIIGGKEIRTDNRTPITAPHKHDLKLGEYSKGGEKEVKMAVEAALEAKSKWASMPWEHRLGIFLKAADLMAGPYRYQMNAATMLAHSKNVFQSEIDGVCELIDFLRYNPYFAQMIYNMQPGNAPTVWDRMDYRPLEGFIFAVTPFNFVSIGGNLPTSPAMMGNTVVWKPASTGVYTASLFMKILQEAGLPDGVINMVTAPGAAIGELVLKSKHLAGVHFTGSTGVFHKMWSTVGENIKNYRGYPRIVGETGGKDFVVVHPSANPEETAAALTRGAFEYQGQKCSAASRAYIAKSLWPKIKELMVAHNNEMNMGDVEDFTNFFNAVIDKGAYDSIVEFIDFARSSDEAEFIFGGNYDDKTGYFIEPTLILTENPHFKLMEEEIFGPVLTVYVYDDEDFEKTLHLCDETSPYALTGAIFAKDREAIVLAEKVLRDAAGNFYINDKPTGAVVGQQPFGGARASGTNDKAGSVLNLLRWCSPRVIKENFVPPKDFKYPFMGEK
- a CDS encoding TetR family transcriptional regulator — its product is MTDGQCMTTSIIMSTAERKERERLQRYNSILDAAEEIFFIKGFKTATVEQIAKKAQLSKGAIYLYFKSKELIYIGIAIRANYLLRSKFIEAAKAGSNGLEKTAQIGQAYYDFAQEYPNYFRVMSFVERFDSRMFEKIKNDPLATEAHDSGQAILKVLADVIKGGIDDGSIRASINPMRAAVQLWAQSNGVIQLAQNWRCHVKTHDIDLGNPFEDFQDFTRRSLASKEFLEC
- a CDS encoding fructose-bisphosphatase class II; protein product: MANDLRYNIADQRLTYSGPKAIQRIDDDYLIEFNQLHSKVLDHFNITLVEGYINKVSDKISTHSNLGALRNRQLRQSVILSAALSALAVGLNGHASMKKYSESERTSALRSELKRANDRTAAQVMAEVLQRTTETFPRGEEVVIECSITEGVRVKPGKEAGGNPTIAVGALFGKKEHRHDYGLNLHPSVTMLSMGNDVIDGTTKSVMGEHSSLTSLFLTESGVKRHLPDIYVQRWMAGRYFKEFNPREHSLLEAAEVIAKAYKMKSIDEMTVYFLDRPRHHPPMDEFNKAGVPTPWDKDGDLFPALLLGEDHLRFPDGRGLSSMIGEIGGSAEWAVGVLPLVWRGGQALGMLTSQSALTRKDSSAEDKWKSRFHFTEEELMLIHDARFEHKPYFTIKDILEDPYAGGLAAFGAISDNYFYPDLTGVKTDPEKNLLFVNVMVINSLGLVQHWHFVFQCRHDIADTAHRFNSPKEELLKHSGDELEKRIGKMLEDPVGRKRYRLFFINEYYPAIIHVRDKMLLLHRSIKALIERGALQPKDEEICDLTVKLAPEWFAEEDW
- a CDS encoding HD domain-containing protein, encoding MQPISEVKQVFNRDSEKTEMSKLQFEGRELLVSFFVCMKTCTLYDFDNENAIKHFETFQASIRQTLETEDEISLAFIEGYLFYNQQRLKVGLDLYQISKFIQQQFDHLNISGLALRRGVGFDELKKMIGLLITEQAEETNADQLNRRLIEQDVQNVVFLQPQMMISSHEAGAVKDEKLRARQTFFKAVNVVQEILTTTSKGQQVNMKRVKRVVHSLVDEIIKNEEYTLRLAALKSFDRYTFNHCVNVSIFSISLGLRMGFSRAELAELGIAAIFHDFGKTSLPLEILNKADGLSHDDFSRIQEHPIHGAKALARSFLLDRYTARSIIVAFEHHKNLDGTGYPDIGRVKPVNLYSRIVTLCDFFDALTSDRIYRKHNVPIDEVVLKMMQQVDTKFDPHLLKMLINIVGIYPAGSLLLLDTQELGLVINNNPDDIFRPTVKIIADKDGKKNPTPVVQLAAYDESSGRYIRNVVHMVEPDKYGIDISEYILSD